tggtgcagcacacaggaaaactgaggcacagccagTGTTGTTATAGGACACTAAGACTCACATGTAACATAACAAGATAAATAaaaccccactttgtcacaggggCACAGGGCTAAGAGATGGGAAGGCACCGGCCTGGGGGGGCGTgtcaggaggaggggaggtgagGCGCTGGCCTAGAGGGACGTGTtttggggggggatggggaggtgccAGGTTATGGGGGGATGGGGTGTTGGGCTACAAGGGCCTgttggggaggggtggaggggggcaccGGGTTACCAGGGCGtgttgaggggagggggacaacAGGTTACAGGGCATGTTGTAGGGAGGGGGGGCACTGGGttatgggggcggggaggggggtgccAGGTTACGGGGGcgtgttggggggatggggggcaccAGTTATAGGGGAGagtgtgttgtggggaggggaagggggatgctGGGTTACAGGGGGCAGGGGGACACTGGGTTACAGGGGCGTGCTGAGGTGAGGGGGGGTGCTGGGTTACGGGTAAGGGGAGGGGGGCGACGGGTTAcagggtgtgttggggggagggaaagggggatgCTGGGTTACAGGGGGCAGGGGGACGCTGGGTTACAGGGGCATGCTGAGGTGGGGGGGTGCTGAGTTACGGGTAAGGGGAGGGGGGCGACGGGTTACAGGGCgtgttggggggaggagaggggggcacCAGATTAGGGCCAGATTatgggggagggcaggcagtGTGCCTTGGGCTCTAAGGACCCCAAGCTCCCTTCACAGCTGGACCTTCGGCACCAGTGACCCATCTTTCTCCGCGGCTCCCTGCAGCGATTGCaggccggccctgctccccagcagcatTTGCAGCGACAAAGTCATGTTTGTTAATCACCTGGCTACAGAGTCCGGGCGCCCTTGGCCAGCACACAGGGCAAAGGCTAAGCCAGGGTTCAAACTGGCTCTCAAGAAAAGTTCTGGGGATCCTGAAAGCTTCTCTCCCCCCATGAGACGTTGGCCCACCTCCCCGGCTTGTCTGTCAGTCCCAGGGGAGAACTAGGGGGTCCTTCCTCAGGGCAGCTCCATTCCAGCCTCCTGACCCTCCAGCAGCATCCACCCTACCAGGGTGGCTGCCCAGGAGGTTCGGTGTTGGTGGCTGAAACTGCTTTGGGGGATGAGGGGCTGTTTTGTCTCTCTGGATCTTCTGTTGGTCTGGGTCAGTTTCAGACGGTTCTTTCATGGCCAGTTCTGCCCCCAGACGCGAGGTGACCTGTCTCCTGTGCACCCAGCTAGCCAGGAAAGTACAGAGGGAAACAGACACATGGAGGATTCACAGAGATATTACAGAAAATCCCCTCTTTGTCctaggctggctgggggcagcagggccaggctgccCTTGGGGGCTGACTCCCCATTCCAGGGGCCAGTCTGAGCCCagagctgcccccagcccccctggacTCTGCTCTTGTCCGTTTCAGGACCTGCAGCAGGTGATGGTGTCGGGGCCCAACCTAAACGAGACCAGCATTGTGTCGGGGGGCTACGGGGGCACCGCTGAGGGGATCATCCCCACCAGCACTGTCAAAggtaagggcccccagggcagggagctggggggcacagGTCTTCCCTTGCTGGTCCCCTCTGGGGGTTCCTGGGCCTGGTGCCTCTGCTGGGGCACTGCCGGTTGCAGTCTGGCAGGCAAAAGGTGCtgcaggacaagaggtgggctaCCTCAAAGTCGGGGGCAGGAGTGGGCCCCCAGGGGCTCTAGAGGGCAATGGTGTAGGGGAGGAGGCAGCtctgctgtggggcaggagctcTGCTGTGGGGCACTAGTGCCCCTCCTCTGCAGTGCCCCAGGTGAGAAGAGGGGCACTAGCCTCAGCTGCCCTGCTGCCTGCTACCCTGCCAGGTTGCGGAGGCCAGGGTAGCCAGATTGGGTCTGCCCAAGTCAGGGGGAGCCCTAGCTTCCCCCCAGGCAACCTAGGAGAAGGGAgcagctgagccccagcaccaaGCCAGCCTGGCCCCAGGTGCTCTGCCACCTGGGAGCCCTGGAgctcccctggggtggaaggcTAGCTTGACTGGCCATGCCCAGTGGGGAACCCAGTGGGCAGCTCATGGGTCAGAGGATCTGCTTGGCACATTGGGCCCCAGGCTGGGTGGCCAGGCCCGGCTGGGTGGGGGCACCTAGGCTGTGCGCCCCGCTCCGACCCTCTTGTGTGGTTCTGTCTAGGCCCTGCAGTGCGGTATAACGCCTCCTTCCCGGGACTGCGGCTCCTCCATGCACAAGGTGGCTCCGTTTTCCCTCCTTGGGCTTCACTAACTGGCTGGTGCAGGAACTGCTCTCCCCGTAGCCTGGcctggggctgtcagggggccTGTGGGCTAGCTGGGCCCTGGGGGGCATCCTGGTTGCTAACCTGtctgctccctgctgcctgctTCACACCCGCACTGATTTATGGGGAGGCCTGGCTTGGGGCTCCCCTCCCTAATGCTTCCTGGCCTTGGCTGGGCACtgggactcatagactctaggactggaagggacctcgagaggtcatcgagtccagtcccctgccctcatggcaggaccaaatactgtctagacaatcccagacagacatttatctaacctactcttaaatatctccagcgatggagattccacaacttccctaggcaatctattccagtgtttaactaccctgacagttaggaactttttcctaatgtccaacctaaatctcccttgctgcagtttaagcccattgcttcttgttctatcattggaggctgaggtgaacaagttttctccctcctcctgatgacacccttttagatacctgaaaactgctatcaggtcccctctcagtcttctcttttccaaactaaacaaacccaattccttcagccttccttcataggtcatgttctcaagacctttaatcattcttgttgctcttctctggaccctctccaatttctccacatctttcttgaaatgcggtgcccagaactggacacaatactccagctgaggcctgaccagcgcagagtaaagcggcagaatgacttctcgtgtcttgtttacaacacacctgttaatgcatcccagaatcacgtttgcttgaATCACTCCCAGAatcactcccacttccttccccGTGGGGTCTAGTGCTGGGAGCGGGGGCTGGGCTTGCTGGAGGagcgtgtgggggaggggagcgctgCTGTGTAGTCCTACCATAGGTGAGTGCTGGTGTCAGCGGGGGCGTGTGTGGGTGTGTGCCGGGCACCCTCAGGGGGCACTAGCTCATCAGGAGCCCCCTGCCTTGTTCTGGTGCAGGCCTGGCCACGGGCTAGCACAGGAGGGAGAGTGCTGTCCCCGGCCTGACGCAAAGTAAAACCAGATAATGCCAGTGTCCCGCCCCTCGGGCAGGACCCCACCATGGTCCCatgaggggaggggttggcatcTTGTCCCCACCGCGCACATCTCCATGGTCCTATGCTTGGGGGATGGAGGGTAAGAACTTGCCGGGTTGCACCTGGAATCTCTACCAGGGCCAATGTCCAGATGCTGGTAGCCAAGACCCCAACCTGGCCTCCCtgtacccccccagcctggccttTGTTCTGAGGCAAGGGCATCAGGGCTGCCCTGTCCCATGAGGCTCTTGCCCCATGGAGGGAGGCAGCCCAAGCATGGGGTGCCCTGCTACTCAGTTAGCTTAGCTGCTGGCTTCACCCCTGCAGTTCTTTGGGTCAGAGACGGGGTGATGAAGAGGCTGCGTTAGCAGAGTCCCAGCAGGTGGCCTGTGGCTAACAGCCAGGTGTGTCAGTGGCCCAGTGTGTCACTACATAGCTTCTCTTGGCCTGGAGTGAGAATGACAGAAATCTGTAAATCCCAATGGGGGCTATGCACGGGGAGGGAGACTGGGGCTTCTGTTCAGCCACGCAGCACAGGGGCAGAGGGACGGTCCATGGCATGGAAAGGTGCGAAATGGGACACTTTGTCACACACTGTaattagtctgtggaactctctgccacaggaTGTCACTGAGGACGAGGGCCTGGCCATTCTGTGGAGACGCGAATAGCAGAGGGATTGAGGGGAAGAATAGTTCCGTCAGGGATATGAAACCTGCGCTGGGGTTTATGCCAGTCTCTGAGTATTGGTGTCCCGGATGAGCCCTTCCAGGGGCATGTTCCTGCCACTGCGTCAGGCACAGGCCCTGCAGCGTGTGAGGCTAGCTGGGCCCAGGTCTGATCCCTGTGTTCAGTGCTGCTACCCAGGGCCCCCCTGAGCCTGGGGGTGCCCTGTCCTGGGACAGTCACCAGGCCGGAAACAGCTGGCTCAGcccctgtcagggttccttccccgctctgaactctggggtacagatgtgtggacccacatgaaagccccctaaacttatttctaccagcttaggttaaaacctggtacactgctaccaccaagtgatttaacaagaaacagggaaaagaccacttggagttcctcttcccccaaaatatcccaccAAGCCCTTacacctcctttcctggggaggcttgagaacaatatcctcaccaattggttacaaagtgatcaaagacccaaacccctgggtcttgGGACAACGGGAAAATCAgccaggttcttaaaagaagaattttattaaaaagaaaatgtaaaaatcctgtctgtaaaatcaggatggaaaatgacTTTACAGGggaatcagattcaaagagcccagaggaaccccctctagccttaggttcacaGTCACAGCAAAACAGGCATgaacctccctctagcaaaggaacacttacaagttgagaaaacagaGAGAAACTAACGCGCCtggcctggctgttacttacaagtttgaaatatgagaaacTTGTTCAGAATGTTTTGGAGAACCATGGGTTGATgcctggtccctcttagtcccaaaagcGAACAACCCCAAAGCAGAGAGCGCAAACAAAAgcctcttctccccccttccctcctccccccaagattTGGAAgtctcttgtccccttattggtcctttgagtcaggtgtcagccaggttacgtgagcttcttaaccctttacagggaaaaggattttggtgtctctggccaggagggattttatagcagtGTAtgcaggagggttgttacccttccctttcttGTTATGACAGCCCCACCTTCTAATTGTCACCTCATGCCATCTCTCCATTTCCCGCCCTCTGCACGTCACCTGGCATTGCCCTGCCTGGCCCGTCCCTTCCTTTTCCAGGCTCCTTTGTCACATCTCATTCCTCCCGAGGACCATCCATCTCACCCAGTGAATCTGCTGCCAGCCAGATCGCCAGCCAGGCAGATGCATCAGCAGGTACCGCTGGTCCCCTCGTTGATGCCTCATGGACACCCTACCCCGGGCCAGAGGGTGCCCGCTGGCTCAGGGTCCTTCCAGTCCCTGCGGGGGAATcggccctgggcagctgcccctgccctgctgtggtGTAGGGTTGAAGCCcccggggagggggctgtggagcccctgctgttgctggcattgcagggcagcctggaggggcccaggcaAAGGTACCACTGCCCCGTGAGGCTGCAGGAGCACCATGGCCTGGTGACGTGCGCCTCAGTGACAGGCCCCTGCCaagtctctccccccaccccactgttgTCGTGACCCTGCATGGCTGAGAGGCTGAACTTGGCAGCTCCTGCCCAGAGAGGGCTCATGGTGCCAGCTGGCTCGGAAACCATAGGACAATGTGGGGGGTACATGCACTGGGGCTGCTGCGGGTGGGGGGGGAACATGTGTGCCCTGGGGCCAGTGGGCCTaatgcgggggggtgggggtacgTGCGCCTGGgcaagtggggtgggggcagggggcgtgtgtgccctggggcagtgaggctgATGCGGGGGGATGGGGGTACATGTGCTGGGGCCAGTGTGGCtgtggcgggggcagggggcgtgtgtgccctggggcagtgaggctgCGGTGGGGGGACAGAGGTACATGTGCTGGGGCCAGTGTGGCGGGGGCTGGGGGCGTGTGTGCCGTGGGGCTGATGTGGGGGGACAGAGGTACATGTGCTGGGGCCAGTGAGGCTGCGGCGCGGGCAGGGGGCTGATGCAGGGGGATGTGTGCTGGGAccagtggggtggcagggggggcaGTAGGACAGGGCAGGAGTCATGTGTGCCCTGGGGCCAGTGGGGCCACGCGGGGGGTGGGTATGTGCACCTGGGCCAGTGGggctgctgtgggggtggggtgtctgCTGGGACCAGTGgagctgcagtgggggtggggggtgctcaTACGTGTGCCTGGGCCAATGAGgctgctgtgggggcagggggcatgtaTACCCTGGGGCCAGTGGGGCTGCCGTGGGGGTGTGTGCACAccctggggctgctgtggggtgggggggttgtgcGCTGTGGGGCCAATTGGGAAGGGGGACTTGCCTTGGGGCCAGTTGAACCGCCAGTCTGTGTGTGATGGGGtgcactgctggggggggggaagcacccTATGGACACCCAGTGGGTCACTGTTTCAAGCTTTCCCTCCCAGCCAGGTGGGCTGTGAAGTGTTTTCCCCTCAAATCCCCTGCCTCTGGGAGCTGGGGTTTTAGGCAAACCCAGTGTTGTGCGGTTGGAGACAAACCCAGGAGAGTTGATGGCACCAGGTCCCCAGTCCTCCTGTTTGTGGGGCACTGGCACTGccttccccatgctgctggggggggagggggcagggcgctCAGCCCAGCGGTGGGGAGTGGGTCTCGGGCTGAGGGTCCCCCGGAGCAGGACCGTGCCTGGCTGCTGCCCCCAGGGACAATGACTAGGCCTTGCAGGAGGTGCTACCCCACATCCCAGCCAGGGGGCTGAAGCAAGGCCTtggtctgtgggggtggggggtctcacTGCCCTGTACTGGGCCCCATGTGTTTCAGGCTCTGGGCTGCACCTGCCCCACCCCGGCCCCCTGGCAGCGGGAGACGAGGCCGCCCGGGGCATCGCTGTGGAGAAGTTTGATATTGTCAAGAAATGGGGCATCAACACATACAAGGTGAGTCTGTCTTgggccatggggggtgggggagggaacaggCAGTCCTGTTCGGGGAGGGACCAGCTGTCCCATGGGGCAGGTAGGGAGGCCCAGTGGGGGGATGGGCCGCCCATGGAGGCGGAGgatgggctgcctggggggggggacgGACTGGCTGTCCCATGGGGCGGGGGGATGAATGggttgcccctggagctgggactggcTGTCCCATGGAGGGGGAATgggctgcctggggggagggaccGGCTGTCCcatggggccagggagggggctAGAGTACAAACTGCATGAACTTCCCTCCTAAATATTCAGTGGGGGCTTGTGGGAGCTGCGCCTCGTGGAGACCCCCGGGGCCCTGGGGAGCTCTTGACCCGTCCCCCTCCCGCAGTGCACCAAGCAGCTGATCTCGGAGCGCTTCGGCCGGGGCTCACGCACAGTGGACCTGGAGCTGGAGACACAGATCGAGCTGCTGCGGGACACGAAGCGCAAATACGAGTGTGTACTGCAACTGGCCCGGGCGCTGACCCACCACTTCTACAGCCTGGTGCAGACCCAGCACGCCCTGGGCGACGCCTTCTCCGACCTGAGCCAGAAATCCCCCGAGCTGCAGGTACGGGCGAGGGCCGGCCGGCCGGGGCGAGGGCCGGCCGGCCGGGGCGAGGGCCGGCCGGCCGGGGCGAGGGCCGGCTGGCTCGGGTgcggagggagggatggatgggctCCTtcgtgtggggaggggcaggcttgCGGGATCCTGGGAGCCCTGACTCACCCCGTCCCCACCCCAGGAggagtttggctgtaatgcagaGACGCAGAAGCTGCTGTGTAAGAACGGAGAGACCCTGCTTGGGGCTGTCAACTTCTTCGTCTCCAGCATCAACACCCTAGTGAACAAGACTATGGAGGACACGCTCATGACTGTTAAGCAGTATGAGACGGCCAGGTGAGGGGCCCTGCCGGGGGGCGCTGGTTGCCGGCACAGCGGAGGGAGCGATGGGTTACGGTTCCCCGTGCTcggtggaggaggggtgcagggggccGTGGCTGGGGGCCCTAGGGGCCGGCACAGCGGAGAGAGCAATGGGTTACGGTTCCCCGTGCTCGGTGGAGGAGGGGTGCTGGGGGCCGTGGCTGGGGGCCCTAGGGGCCGGCACAGCGGAGGGAGCGATGGGTTACGGTTCCCCGTGCTcggtggaggaggggtgcagggggcccCGGCTGGGGGCCCTAGGGGCCGGCACAGCGGAGGGAGCGATGGGTTACGGTTCCCCGTGCTCGGTAGAGGGGGGGTGAagggggccctggctgggggccCTAGGGGCCGGCACAGTGGAGGGAGCGATGGGTTGCGGTTCCCCGTGCTcggtggaggaggggtgcagggggcccCGGCTGGGGGCCCTAGGGGCCGGCACAGCGGAGGGAGCGATGGGTTACGGTTCCCCGTGCTCGGTGGAGGAGGGGTGAagggggccctggctgggggccCTAGGGGCCGGCACAGTGGAGGGAGCGATGGGTTGCGGTTCCCTGTGCTCGGTagaggggggcagggatgaggggggCCTGGGCCGGCACAGCGGAGGGAGCGATGGGTTACGGTTCCCCGTGCTcggtgga
This window of the Gopherus evgoodei ecotype Sinaloan lineage unplaced genomic scaffold, rGopEvg1_v1.p scaffold_49_arrow_ctg1, whole genome shotgun sequence genome carries:
- the ARFIP2 gene encoding arfaptin-2 isoform X5 yields the protein MTDGLMSKAATMEIPINGTGDTSSLPEDDGLEQDLQQVMVSGPNLNETSIVSGGYGGTAEGIIPTSTVKGPAVRYNASFPGLRLLHAQGSFVTSHSSRGPSISPSESAASQIASQADASAGSGLHLPHPGPLAAGDEAARGIAVEKFDIVKKWGINTYKCTKQLISERFGRGSRTVDLELETQIELLRDTKRKYECVLQLARALTHHFYSLVQTQHALGDAFSDLSQKSPELQEEFGCNAETQKLLCKNGETLLGAVNFFVSSINTLVNKTMEDTLMTVKQYETARLEYDAYRTDLEELSIGPRDANTLCRLDAAQSHFQSHKGKYEKLRADVAIKLKFLEENKIKVMHKQLLLFHNAVSAYFAGNQQQLAQTLRQFNIKLKTPGAEKPSWLEEQ
- the ARFIP2 gene encoding arfaptin-2 isoform X2, with translation MQLQTAGQPHLLQGLSKITPPIPTSEVLVQHTGKLRHSQCCYRTLRLTCWLGAAGPGCPWGLTPHSRGQSEPRAAPSPPGLCSCPFQDLQQVMVSGPNLNETSIVSGGYGGTAEGIIPTSTVKGPAVRYNASFPGLRLLHAQGSFVTSHSSRGPSISPSESAASQIASQADASAGSGLHLPHPGPLAAGDEAARGIAVEKFDIVKKWGINTYKCTKQLISERFGRGSRTVDLELETQIELLRDTKRKYECVLQLARALTHHFYSLVQTQHALGDAFSDLSQKSPELQEEFGCNAETQKLLCKNGETLLGAVNFFVSSINTLVNKTMEDTLMTVKQYETARLEYDAYRTDLEELSIGPRDANTLCRLDAAQSHFQSHKGKYEKLRADVAIKLKFLEENKIKVMHKQLLLFHNAVSAYFAGNQQQLAQTLRQFNIKLKTPGAEKPSWLEEQ
- the ARFIP2 gene encoding arfaptin-2 isoform X7 — protein: MVSGPNLNETSIVSGGYGGTAEGIIPTSTVKGPAVRYNASFPGLRLLHAQGSFVTSHSSRGPSISPSESAASQIASQADASAGSGLHLPHPGPLAAGDEAARGIAVEKFDIVKKWGINTYKCTKQLISERFGRGSRTVDLELETQIELLRDTKRKYECVLQLARALTHHFYSLVQTQHALGDAFSDLSQKSPELQEEFGCNAETQKLLCKNGETLLGAVNFFVSSINTLVNKTMEDTLMTVKQYETARLEYDAYRTDLEELSIGPRDANTLCRLDAAQSHFQSHKGKYEKLRADVAIKLKFLEENKIKVMHKQLLLFHNAVSAYFAGNQQQLAQTLRQFNIKLKTPGAEKPSWLEEQ
- the ARFIP2 gene encoding arfaptin-2 isoform X3, yielding MGKVTELWGGAVCCGMCPDQSGQAGLWLVLAPAALGVSPLLTASPPSWELELMPPGLGDGGKILTMTDGLMSKAATMEIPINGTGDTSSLPEDDGLEQDLQQVMVSGPNLNETSIVSGGYGGTAEGIIPTSTVKGSFVTSHSSRGPSISPSESAASQIASQADASAGSGLHLPHPGPLAAGDEAARGIAVEKFDIVKKWGINTYKCTKQLISERFGRGSRTVDLELETQIELLRDTKRKYECVLQLARALTHHFYSLVQTQHALGDAFSDLSQKSPELQEEFGCNAETQKLLCKNGETLLGAVNFFVSSINTLVNKTMEDTLMTVKQYETARLEYDAYRTDLEELSIGPRDANTLCRLDAAQSHFQSHKGKYEKLRADVAIKLKFLEENKIKVMHKQLLLFHNAVSAYFAGNQQQLAQTLRQFNIKLKTPGAEKPSWLEEQ
- the ARFIP2 gene encoding arfaptin-2 isoform X4; this translates as MGKVTELWGGAVCCGMCPDQSGQAGLWLVLAPAALGVSPLLTASPPSWELELMPPGLGDGGKILTMTDGLMSKAATMEIPINGTGDTSSLPEDDGLEQDLQQVMVSGPNLNETSIVSGGYGGTAEGIIPTSTVKGPAVRYNASFPGLRLLHAQGSGLHLPHPGPLAAGDEAARGIAVEKFDIVKKWGINTYKCTKQLISERFGRGSRTVDLELETQIELLRDTKRKYECVLQLARALTHHFYSLVQTQHALGDAFSDLSQKSPELQEEFGCNAETQKLLCKNGETLLGAVNFFVSSINTLVNKTMEDTLMTVKQYETARLEYDAYRTDLEELSIGPRDANTLCRLDAAQSHFQSHKGKYEKLRADVAIKLKFLEENKIKVMHKQLLLFHNAVSAYFAGNQQQLAQTLRQFNIKLKTPGAEKPSWLEEQ
- the ARFIP2 gene encoding arfaptin-2 isoform X1, with protein sequence MGKVTELWGGAVCCGMCPDQSGQAGLWLVLAPAALGVSPLLTASPPSWELELMPPGLGDGGKILTMTDGLMSKAATMEIPINGTGDTSSLPEDDGLEQDLQQVMVSGPNLNETSIVSGGYGGTAEGIIPTSTVKGPAVRYNASFPGLRLLHAQGSFVTSHSSRGPSISPSESAASQIASQADASAGSGLHLPHPGPLAAGDEAARGIAVEKFDIVKKWGINTYKCTKQLISERFGRGSRTVDLELETQIELLRDTKRKYECVLQLARALTHHFYSLVQTQHALGDAFSDLSQKSPELQEEFGCNAETQKLLCKNGETLLGAVNFFVSSINTLVNKTMEDTLMTVKQYETARLEYDAYRTDLEELSIGPRDANTLCRLDAAQSHFQSHKGKYEKLRADVAIKLKFLEENKIKVMHKQLLLFHNAVSAYFAGNQQQLAQTLRQFNIKLKTPGAEKPSWLEEQ